From Gimesia panareensis, the proteins below share one genomic window:
- a CDS encoding SDR family NAD(P)-dependent oxidoreductase — translation MLPGIKLFDLTDRVAIITGGSKGLGSAMAEGLASAGANVLLTSRHAEEAAETAAQIEADYGTKAIGMAADVTDPDQVAAMTERAISEFGKIDILINNAGINIRGPIDELTLEEFEEVQKVNVTGPWLCVRSVVPHMKKAGYGRIINLASTLGLVGLSNRTPYTASKGAMVQMTRAMGLEFCEYGITCNAICPGPFLTPMNQPFAETEEIKKFIVGAVAMNRWAQMEEIQGAAIFLASDASSYMTGSMVTVDGGWTAR, via the coding sequence ATGCTGCCAGGCATCAAGCTGTTTGATTTAACCGATCGCGTCGCCATCATCACTGGAGGTTCGAAAGGTCTGGGCTCCGCGATGGCAGAAGGCCTCGCCTCTGCCGGTGCGAACGTCCTGCTGACCAGTCGGCACGCAGAGGAAGCAGCCGAGACCGCAGCACAGATCGAAGCCGACTACGGCACGAAAGCGATCGGCATGGCAGCGGACGTCACCGATCCCGATCAGGTGGCCGCGATGACCGAGCGGGCCATTTCCGAATTCGGCAAAATCGACATCCTGATTAACAACGCCGGCATCAACATCCGCGGCCCCATCGATGAACTCACCCTGGAAGAATTCGAAGAGGTCCAGAAGGTCAACGTGACCGGCCCCTGGCTCTGTGTCCGGTCCGTCGTGCCCCATATGAAAAAAGCAGGCTATGGCCGCATCATCAACCTGGCCAGCACACTGGGGCTGGTGGGACTCTCCAACCGCACCCCTTACACCGCCAGTAAAGGCGCGATGGTGCAGATGACACGCGCCATGGGCCTGGAATTCTGTGAATACGGCATCACCTGCAACGCGATCTGCCCCGGTCCGTTTCTCACACCGATGAATCAGCCGTTCGCCGAAACGGAAGAGATCAAGAAATTCATCGTCGGCGCTGTCGCCATGAACCGCTGGGCCCAGATGGAAGAGATCCAGGGCGCTGCCATTTTTCTGGCCAGCGATGCTTCGAGCTACATGACCGGCAGCATGGTCACCGTCGATGGCGGGTGGACCGCGCGTTAA
- a CDS encoding GxxExxY protein: MNNIIYRDECYAIQGAVFEVYREVGCGFLEAVYQECLERELLERGIPFVAKPVLQMKYKGDVLQQTYQPDLICYEGIIMELKAVRELTPEHAAQLINYQKAAEMKLGLLINFGSHPKVTVQRYVL; the protein is encoded by the coding sequence ATGAATAATATTATTTATAGAGATGAATGCTATGCGATTCAGGGGGCGGTCTTTGAGGTTTATCGGGAGGTGGGTTGTGGATTCCTGGAAGCTGTTTACCAGGAATGTCTGGAGCGAGAACTGTTGGAACGTGGGATTCCGTTTGTGGCGAAACCGGTGCTGCAGATGAAATACAAGGGTGATGTTTTACAGCAAACCTATCAGCCGGACCTGATTTGTTACGAGGGCATAATCATGGAACTGAAGGCTGTCAGAGAATTGACGCCAGAACATGCCGCACAGTTGATTAATTATCAGAAAGCAGCCGAGATGAAGCTGGGCCTGCTGATCAACTTCGGGAGCCACCCCAAAGTAACTGTGCAACGCTATGTGCTGTGA
- a CDS encoding menaquinone biosynthesis family protein, which yields MMTDEKVLIQVGHSPDPDDAFMFHALANDKIDTGKYRFTHELQDIETLNQRAFNAELELTAVSLHGYAYLTDTYAICSCGASMGDKYGPMVVAREEWTIDDLRGKKIAIPGKLTTAFLTLKLLLGDDFEYEEHPFDEILNLVEQGKVDAGLIIHEGQLTYASQGLKLVVDMGQWWFDETGLPLPLGANAIRKDLGQEAMEEVTAILKRSIEYGLEHRDEALDYALQFGRDLNRGSADKFVGMYVNDWTLDFGEKGREAVATLLNRGYEAGIIPNPVKLEFIG from the coding sequence ATGATGACCGATGAAAAAGTGTTAATTCAGGTAGGCCACAGTCCCGATCCGGACGATGCCTTTATGTTCCATGCTCTGGCCAATGACAAAATCGACACCGGTAAGTATCGATTTACTCATGAGTTACAGGATATTGAAACCCTCAACCAGCGTGCCTTCAACGCCGAACTGGAACTGACCGCCGTCAGCCTGCACGGCTACGCGTACCTGACCGACACCTACGCGATCTGCTCCTGTGGTGCCTCCATGGGCGACAAGTACGGCCCGATGGTCGTCGCTCGCGAAGAGTGGACCATCGACGATCTCCGTGGCAAAAAGATCGCGATTCCCGGCAAGCTGACCACCGCCTTCCTCACCCTCAAGCTCCTGCTGGGTGATGATTTCGAATACGAAGAACACCCCTTTGATGAGATCCTGAACCTGGTCGAACAGGGCAAAGTCGATGCCGGCCTGATCATTCACGAAGGCCAGTTGACCTATGCCAGCCAGGGACTCAAACTGGTCGTCGATATGGGACAGTGGTGGTTCGACGAAACTGGTCTTCCCCTGCCGCTGGGCGCCAACGCCATCCGTAAGGACCTCGGTCAGGAAGCAATGGAAGAAGTCACCGCCATCCTCAAGCGGAGCATCGAGTACGGCCTGGAACACCGGGACGAAGCGCTCGACTACGCCCTGCAGTTCGGTCGCGATCTGAACCGCGGCAGTGCCGACAAGTTCGTGGGCATGTATGTCAACGACTGGACGCTCGACTTCGGCGAAAAAGGCCGCGAAGCAGTCGCAACACTGCTCAACCGGGGCTACGAAGCCGGCATCATTCCGAATCCCGTCAAACTGGAATTCATCGGTTAA
- a CDS encoding RraA family protein gives MSTTEGLSNEALEELAKYDTPTVCNVIELWNIRPRNVGFMNDTIKACFPKMPPMVGYALTSTFRSMAPPRSGDVYAGLDNQVAAFESLPGAPVVVYQDMDEPTASATFGEVMCSTYKAYGAKGIITSGAGRDLDQVEALDFPAFTNGAICAHGYCHTLAVNVPVTVGGIPIYPGDLLHGDLNGVTTIPHEIASEVADACKDLMKAEDIVLDYLKTGNLTPEGLGEARKELAAEVGKLGKRLRGE, from the coding sequence ATGTCCACCACTGAAGGCCTTTCCAACGAAGCATTGGAAGAACTTGCCAAGTATGACACCCCGACTGTCTGTAATGTGATCGAGCTGTGGAACATCCGTCCGCGGAACGTCGGCTTTATGAACGACACAATCAAAGCCTGCTTTCCCAAGATGCCGCCGATGGTTGGCTATGCATTGACCTCCACTTTCCGCAGCATGGCACCGCCGCGGAGTGGCGACGTTTACGCAGGTCTGGATAACCAGGTGGCTGCGTTTGAATCTCTGCCCGGTGCTCCGGTCGTTGTGTATCAGGACATGGACGAGCCGACCGCTTCTGCCACGTTCGGCGAAGTGATGTGCAGCACTTACAAAGCCTACGGCGCAAAAGGGATCATCACCTCCGGTGCCGGCCGGGACCTGGACCAGGTCGAAGCCCTTGATTTCCCCGCGTTTACCAACGGGGCGATCTGTGCTCACGGTTACTGTCACACGCTGGCCGTCAACGTGCCCGTGACCGTCGGTGGCATTCCGATTTATCCTGGCGACCTGCTGCACGGCGATTTGAACGGCGTGACCACGATTCCGCATGAGATCGCTTCGGAAGTGGCTGACGCGTGCAAGGATCTGATGAAAGCCGAAGACATTGTGCTGGATTACCTCAAGACGGGCAACCTGACTCCCGAAGGTCTGGGCGAAGCCCGCAAGGAACTGGCGGCCGAAGTCGGCAAGCTGGGGAAACGGCTGCGGGGTGAGTAG
- a CDS encoding SRPBCC family protein: MANFEASVQLTATPEEVFEFLIDTDNILKISPPDAGLTFTKKPDKLYLGATIEFRVQGFGQVQEGVHEITVFEEPRLFTEKQISGPLKHYIHEHEIVPSGDNQVTVIDRLEFQPPGGLLGFIVTESKLLDIFDEGFYHRHNALKEIFS; encoded by the coding sequence ATGGCGAACTTCGAAGCCAGCGTTCAGCTGACCGCCACCCCCGAAGAAGTATTCGAATTCCTGATCGATACCGACAACATCCTGAAGATCAGCCCCCCCGATGCCGGCCTGACGTTTACCAAGAAGCCCGACAAGCTCTACCTGGGAGCCACGATTGAGTTTCGGGTCCAGGGGTTCGGGCAGGTGCAGGAAGGGGTTCACGAGATTACCGTCTTCGAAGAACCGAGGCTGTTTACCGAGAAACAGATTTCCGGACCGCTCAAGCATTATATTCATGAACACGAAATTGTGCCCAGCGGCGATAACCAGGTCACGGTGATCGACCGGCTCGAATTTCAACCGCCGGGCGGCCTGCTCGGATTTATCGTGACAGAATCCAAGCTGCTCGATATTTTCGACGAAGGTTTCTATCACCGCCACAACGCGCTCAAGGAAATCTTTTCCTGA
- a CDS encoding leucine-rich repeat domain-containing protein, whose protein sequence is MSNTDDIQSIGSTDRVRRTLLRRSLIITTILLAAALIYSVFQIVRFHEQVAFLQKQGAELETEYRNHKGEQRRVFYEDAPGRLFIPGPVLRYQRSLIGVHLTRSPRISEAETDQFFELLTKFPRIKWVTLEGFHINQQRASALARLKQIESLALRNCTIDESCLATLLERNDLKYFSLADSKFNETELAVFRKQPARDTLRSLSLSNCPVTDQTANLICGCNQLIFLELDGTRISDKGVKILARLPSLKVLVLDHTDVTDSGVAYLSATPHLVELSLSNTSTSDEMLESLQLEIPALRVSDD, encoded by the coding sequence ATGAGTAACACGGATGACATCCAGTCGATCGGTTCTACAGACAGAGTCAGACGGACTCTCCTCCGACGTTCTCTGATCATCACCACGATTCTGCTCGCGGCCGCGCTCATCTACTCCGTGTTTCAAATCGTCCGGTTCCACGAACAAGTCGCCTTCCTGCAGAAACAGGGGGCCGAGTTGGAAACCGAATACCGGAACCACAAGGGAGAACAGCGCCGCGTCTTCTATGAGGATGCTCCCGGAAGACTCTTCATCCCGGGACCGGTGTTACGCTATCAACGTTCGCTCATCGGCGTACATCTCACCAGGTCACCCCGGATCAGTGAAGCGGAAACTGATCAGTTCTTTGAACTACTCACGAAGTTCCCCAGGATCAAATGGGTGACACTGGAGGGCTTTCATATCAATCAACAACGGGCCTCCGCCCTCGCCCGACTCAAACAAATCGAGAGTCTGGCGCTACGGAACTGCACGATTGACGAATCCTGCCTCGCCACCCTGCTGGAGCGTAACGACCTCAAATACTTCAGCCTTGCAGATTCGAAATTCAACGAAACCGAACTCGCGGTCTTCCGGAAGCAACCCGCCCGGGACACCCTGCGGTCACTTTCGCTGTCCAACTGTCCGGTCACGGATCAGACGGCGAATCTGATTTGTGGTTGCAACCAGCTCATCTTTCTCGAACTGGACGGCACTCGGATCAGCGATAAAGGGGTCAAAATTCTCGCCCGCCTGCCCAGTCTCAAAGTCCTGGTACTGGACCATACGGACGTCACCGATTCCGGCGTGGCCTATCTCTCTGCCACGCCTCATCTTGTCGAGCTCAGTCTGAGTAACACCAGCACTTCGGATGAAATGCTGGAATCGTTACAACTGGAAATACCCGCACTGCGGGTCTCCGACGACTGA
- the miaA gene encoding tRNA (adenosine(37)-N6)-dimethylallyltransferase MiaA, with protein sequence MQFSPEVLKQCWFLAGPTACGKTELSLQLAEHLDAEILALDSMSLYRGMDIGTAKASPEEQQRVPHHLIDVIDPHEEFSVAEYLTAAEQCCREILDRGHVPLFVGGTGLYLRAVLRGVFEGPAADWDYRRELEQFVESEGNAALHQRLAEVDPVSAEKLHPNDLRRVTRALEVFHVTGQPLSEQHQEAAQPEDERPQHVYWLSPDRDWLYARINARVDQMLEAGLLDEVKTLLAAEKPLSRTARQALGYKELIDHLAGEITYEEAVETLKVRTRQFAKRQHTWFRNLEECHAVEVTTTDTAKDLLEKIQK encoded by the coding sequence ATGCAGTTTTCCCCGGAAGTCCTGAAACAGTGCTGGTTTCTGGCAGGCCCTACCGCCTGCGGCAAGACCGAACTCAGCCTGCAGCTGGCCGAACATCTGGATGCGGAAATCCTGGCCCTCGACTCGATGTCCCTCTACCGGGGCATGGATATCGGCACCGCGAAAGCCTCGCCCGAAGAACAGCAGCGGGTCCCTCATCACCTGATCGACGTCATCGACCCGCACGAGGAATTCAGTGTCGCGGAATACCTGACCGCTGCCGAACAATGCTGCCGGGAGATCCTCGACCGGGGACACGTCCCCCTGTTCGTGGGAGGCACCGGCCTCTACCTGCGAGCCGTATTACGAGGTGTCTTTGAAGGCCCTGCTGCCGACTGGGATTACCGCCGAGAACTCGAACAGTTCGTGGAATCCGAGGGCAACGCAGCCCTGCATCAGCGACTGGCCGAAGTCGACCCGGTCTCTGCAGAGAAGCTGCATCCCAACGATCTCCGCCGCGTCACCCGGGCCCTGGAAGTTTTCCACGTCACCGGCCAGCCCCTCTCAGAGCAACACCAGGAAGCGGCCCAACCCGAAGACGAACGACCGCAGCACGTCTACTGGCTCTCCCCCGATCGCGACTGGCTCTACGCCCGCATCAACGCCCGCGTCGATCAGATGCTGGAGGCCGGTTTGCTGGACGAAGTCAAAACCCTACTCGCCGCCGAAAAACCCTTAAGCCGCACCGCCCGGCAGGCACTCGGCTACAAGGAACTGATCGACCACCTCGCAGGCGAGATCACTTACGAGGAAGCCGTCGAGACTCTGAAAGTACGCACCCGCCAGTTCGCCAAACGCCAGCACACCTGGTTCCGCAACCTCGAAGAATGCCACGCCGTCGAAGTCACCACCACGGATACCGCCAAAGACCTGCTCGAAAAAATACAAAAGTGA
- the nadB gene encoding L-aspartate oxidase, with protein sequence MDPIHIEPGQRYLARINPKRIPHIFTDVLIIGGGIAGCRAALEIDPRLETIIVNKGKFTQSNTAYAQGGIAGVLDPLDNITNHVQDTLAAGKDLCDPELVEYVCTEAPRHIQELIEFGADFDTQDGKIALTKEGGHSHRRVAHALGDATGKEVMRALVAAVHKHPSIQTWTKTPTIDLVTEDGKCRGAIIWNRYHGKSIVWAKQVILATGGAGCLFRETTNPPLATGDGHALAFRAGALLQDMEFMQFHPTVLYIAGGARYLVSEAVRGEGAYLRDCNGVRFMSEYHPDLELAHRDIVSRAITDRMLKTSHSCVYLDLRHLDKNLVKERFPNISKVCAGFGLDLSKDQIPVRPGAHYMIGGVKTDLQAQTSVPHLWAAGEVTSTGLHGGNRLASNSLLEGLIFGAAAGKGASAAALSIPDQYSASLLPEWDAEKRSDEDLNSKDLRNSLASLMWRDVGITRSADSLKNAQDKVDFWSRYVVDREFRTLTGWELQNMLLVSHLMITSAIERRESRGVHYRSDFPETDPAFQKHISVISTR encoded by the coding sequence TTGGATCCGATTCACATTGAACCTGGTCAGCGCTACCTTGCTCGTATCAACCCCAAGCGGATTCCGCACATCTTTACCGACGTTCTGATCATCGGCGGCGGAATCGCCGGCTGCCGGGCGGCGCTGGAGATCGATCCCCGCCTGGAAACGATCATCGTCAACAAAGGCAAGTTCACCCAGTCCAATACCGCCTATGCCCAGGGCGGCATCGCGGGGGTTCTCGACCCGCTGGACAACATCACCAACCACGTGCAGGATACCCTCGCCGCGGGCAAGGATCTCTGCGATCCGGAACTGGTGGAGTATGTCTGCACTGAAGCGCCCCGGCACATTCAGGAGCTGATCGAATTCGGAGCCGACTTCGATACACAGGACGGCAAAATCGCCCTCACCAAAGAAGGAGGCCACAGCCACCGCCGCGTCGCGCATGCCCTGGGCGACGCCACGGGGAAAGAAGTCATGCGGGCCCTGGTCGCAGCGGTCCACAAGCATCCTTCCATTCAGACCTGGACGAAAACTCCTACGATTGACCTGGTCACCGAAGACGGCAAATGTCGCGGCGCGATTATCTGGAACCGCTATCACGGCAAGTCGATCGTCTGGGCCAAGCAGGTGATCCTCGCCACAGGCGGCGCGGGTTGTCTGTTCCGGGAAACGACCAATCCCCCGCTGGCGACCGGCGATGGACACGCCCTGGCCTTTCGTGCCGGTGCCCTGCTGCAGGACATGGAATTCATGCAGTTCCATCCGACCGTACTTTACATCGCCGGGGGAGCCCGTTACCTGGTCTCCGAAGCAGTTCGGGGTGAAGGCGCCTACCTGCGGGACTGTAACGGCGTGCGGTTCATGTCGGAATACCACCCCGACCTGGAACTCGCACACCGCGACATCGTCAGCCGGGCGATCACTGACCGCATGTTGAAAACCAGTCACTCCTGCGTGTATCTCGACCTCAGACACCTCGATAAGAATCTGGTCAAAGAACGCTTTCCTAACATCAGCAAGGTCTGCGCAGGCTTCGGACTGGACCTTTCCAAAGATCAGATCCCGGTACGTCCCGGGGCACATTACATGATTGGGGGCGTGAAAACCGATCTGCAGGCGCAGACGTCGGTCCCCCATCTATGGGCCGCGGGTGAAGTTACTTCCACCGGTCTGCACGGCGGCAACCGTCTTGCTTCCAACAGTCTGCTGGAAGGACTGATCTTCGGCGCCGCAGCCGGCAAAGGGGCTTCTGCAGCAGCACTCAGCATACCCGATCAGTATTCCGCCTCCCTGCTCCCCGAATGGGATGCCGAAAAACGTTCGGATGAAGACCTCAACAGCAAAGACCTCCGTAACTCACTCGCCAGCCTGATGTGGCGGGATGTCGGCATCACCCGCAGCGCGGACTCACTCAAGAACGCCCAGGACAAAGTCGATTTCTGGAGCCGCTATGTCGTCGATCGCGAATTCAGAACCCTGACAGGCTGGGAACTGCAGAACATGCTGCTCGTCTCTCATTTGATGATCACCTCGGCCATTGAACGCCGCGAAAGCCGTGGAGTACACTATCGGAGTGACTTCCCGGAAACCGACCCGGCATTCCAGAAACATATTTCCGTGATTTCAACCCGCTGA
- a CDS encoding flagellar hook-basal body protein: protein MRKNFERIIFAVSVCVLGGVLFIQGILYLKDLGFADETDPVTLSLTQNQSAAAAAELECAPAEPAPLDSLPGIELALAEANEGTELEAEATEDPALAGPRLTLPESGQGKILANPETARPALPLLPDLDSKLHQTPGPLMPPLNAEPLADSPKQGNEKSDALIRSIIKEHLPHASAEEHQIWFEELRGVPPKVANDMLAIRKLLQPKTALRMPTDQWEKLNPTLELAPPQPQVISSTNNRGSDQGGFIGFSSQADRDELLHRLRPTVDALRMSRDVIVNNIANAGTIGFKRLNVEFEALPYEYIETPASEKSDSAPPIAVGMGSQVLQTRLSQAPGELIKTGRQLDVAIEGQGFLQVTLEDKTLFTRAGRLMIDDKHRLCLRGSQQNFPLVPEILISESAHSVQIRENGTVVAILTGEETTGKEQQLGSLKLACFADASELFPRESCLFAATTRSGAPRVLTPGQQGAGLLISGTLEASNVSIAEELEALASIKQRVDALQTIYQLDTLKPIRADLGPPSDRIARPQGQRLPRGNRPIIK, encoded by the coding sequence ATGAGAAAAAACTTTGAACGGATCATCTTCGCTGTTTCCGTCTGTGTACTGGGGGGCGTGCTCTTTATTCAGGGCATCCTCTATCTAAAAGATCTGGGATTCGCCGACGAGACCGATCCCGTCACTCTCTCCCTGACGCAGAATCAAAGTGCCGCCGCGGCAGCCGAACTGGAATGTGCTCCCGCGGAACCGGCGCCCCTCGACAGCCTTCCCGGCATTGAACTGGCACTCGCCGAAGCCAATGAGGGAACAGAGCTCGAAGCGGAAGCGACCGAAGACCCCGCCCTCGCGGGTCCCCGGCTGACACTTCCTGAAAGTGGTCAGGGAAAAATTCTCGCCAACCCCGAAACCGCCCGCCCGGCTCTCCCGTTGTTGCCCGATCTGGATTCGAAACTGCATCAGACGCCCGGCCCTTTGATGCCGCCACTCAATGCGGAGCCACTCGCCGATTCCCCCAAGCAGGGTAATGAAAAATCCGACGCGCTGATCCGTTCGATCATCAAAGAACATCTGCCCCACGCCAGCGCGGAAGAACACCAGATCTGGTTCGAAGAACTGCGGGGCGTTCCCCCCAAAGTCGCCAACGACATGCTCGCCATCCGGAAACTCCTGCAGCCCAAAACCGCGCTGCGGATGCCCACAGACCAATGGGAGAAACTGAATCCCACTTTGGAACTCGCACCGCCACAACCACAGGTCATCTCCTCGACGAACAACCGGGGCAGCGACCAGGGAGGCTTTATCGGCTTCTCCTCTCAGGCGGATCGCGACGAACTGCTGCACCGGTTGCGGCCCACCGTCGATGCCCTGCGGATGTCGCGGGATGTGATCGTCAATAACATCGCCAATGCGGGCACCATCGGCTTCAAACGCCTGAACGTTGAATTCGAAGCGCTACCCTACGAATACATCGAAACCCCGGCCAGCGAAAAAAGTGACTCTGCTCCGCCGATCGCGGTCGGCATGGGCAGCCAGGTCCTGCAAACCCGACTCTCACAGGCTCCCGGAGAACTGATCAAAACCGGTCGCCAGCTCGATGTCGCTATCGAAGGTCAGGGATTCCTGCAGGTCACCCTCGAAGATAAAACCCTGTTCACTCGCGCTGGCCGCCTGATGATCGACGACAAACATCGGCTCTGCCTGCGGGGCTCACAGCAGAACTTCCCTCTCGTACCGGAAATCCTGATTTCGGAATCCGCGCATTCCGTGCAGATCCGCGAGAATGGCACGGTCGTCGCGATCCTGACTGGTGAGGAGACTACAGGCAAAGAACAACAGCTCGGCTCACTCAAGCTGGCCTGCTTTGCAGACGCCAGTGAACTCTTTCCGCGGGAGTCCTGCCTGTTCGCAGCCACCACCCGCTCGGGAGCCCCTCGCGTATTGACACCCGGTCAACAGGGAGCCGGTCTGCTCATCTCAGGCACACTGGAAGCCTCAAACGTCTCCATCGCGGAAGAGCTGGAAGCCCTGGCATCGATCAAACAGCGCGTCGACGCTCTGCAGACCATCTACCAGCTAGACACCTTAAAGCCGATCCGGGCCGACCTGGGTCCTCCCTCAGATCGGATCGCCCGTCCTCAAGGACAGCGCCTGCCGCGAGGTAATCGCCCAATTATCAAGTAA
- a CDS encoding lactate racemase domain-containing protein, with translation MNMTLPQAYRIRQNFPSTRVEDIGEAVRATLTQLNLEKVIKPGDSVAVPVGSRGIANIALIIRSTVDYLKSLGAEPFIVPAMGSHGGGTAEGQAHVIASYGVTEEAMGVGIRSSMETVIVDQTPHGIPVHFDKNAYAADHVLVCGRVKPHTRFVGDIESGLHKMMLIGLGKHEGAKIYHRAIEDHSFEEIIKAVAASVLKKCDVIGGLAIVENSYDETGMIEAVAPENFYEREKELLEIARQWLPRLPFPKIDLLIVDRIGKNISGSGMDACVIGRKFNDHAATERDVVSCKRIMVRGLTEETHGNACGIGLAEFTNERTVAGVDWKSTRINTITGSHPTAGMVPLVYPNDREAIEAALQTIGLVEPETSGIVQIYDTLELSEVVVSETYLEEINSRDDLEIISGPFDFPFDAEGNLASVFKKPQHSI, from the coding sequence ATGAACATGACCCTGCCTCAGGCTTATCGGATCCGTCAGAATTTTCCGTCGACCCGCGTCGAAGATATAGGTGAGGCGGTTCGGGCCACATTAACGCAGCTGAATCTGGAGAAAGTGATTAAGCCAGGCGATTCTGTGGCGGTGCCGGTGGGGAGTCGCGGAATTGCCAATATTGCGCTGATTATCAGGTCGACCGTTGATTACCTGAAGTCACTGGGAGCGGAGCCGTTTATTGTCCCGGCGATGGGGAGTCACGGGGGCGGAACCGCAGAAGGGCAGGCACACGTGATTGCCTCCTATGGGGTGACTGAAGAAGCGATGGGGGTGGGGATCCGTTCCTCCATGGAGACGGTGATTGTGGATCAGACGCCGCACGGGATCCCGGTGCATTTCGATAAGAATGCCTATGCAGCCGACCATGTGCTGGTCTGCGGACGCGTGAAGCCGCACACCCGGTTTGTGGGTGACATTGAATCGGGGCTGCATAAGATGATGTTGATCGGCCTGGGGAAGCATGAGGGGGCCAAGATCTATCACCGGGCGATCGAGGATCACAGTTTTGAAGAGATCATCAAGGCGGTCGCGGCTTCGGTATTGAAAAAATGTGATGTGATCGGTGGGTTGGCGATTGTCGAGAATTCGTACGACGAGACTGGCATGATCGAAGCGGTGGCACCCGAGAACTTTTACGAACGGGAAAAGGAACTGCTGGAGATCGCCCGCCAGTGGCTGCCCCGGCTGCCGTTCCCGAAGATCGATCTGTTGATCGTGGACCGGATCGGGAAGAACATCAGCGGTTCGGGAATGGATGCCTGCGTGATCGGACGCAAATTCAACGATCATGCCGCGACCGAACGGGACGTGGTCTCCTGCAAGCGGATTATGGTCCGCGGACTGACAGAGGAGACGCACGGGAATGCCTGCGGCATCGGTCTGGCGGAGTTCACCAACGAGCGGACCGTCGCGGGCGTTGACTGGAAAAGCACCCGCATTAACACTATTACTGGAAGTCATCCCACTGCCGGGATGGTTCCGCTGGTTTATCCGAATGATCGGGAAGCGATCGAAGCGGCTTTGCAGACCATAGGGCTGGTCGAACCGGAAACCAGTGGCATTGTACAGATTTACGACACGCTCGAATTGAGCGAGGTTGTTGTCAGCGAAACGTACCTGGAGGAGATCAACAGCCGCGACGACCTGGAAATCATTTCCGGGCCGTTCGACTTTCCTTTCGACGCTGAGGGGAATCTGGCCTCCGTTTTTAAGAAACCGCAACATTCAATTTAA
- a CDS encoding SDR family oxidoreductase — translation MSESNSSGYLQSLFGLTGKTAIVIGGTGVLGGAIADALAQAGAHVVIVGRNAENGAGRVKIIEELGGTAEFFKADSTSRADLEALVAHLKTNERTPDILVNGAGINAATPFLEISDEEWEDIFRVNLLSVKVACQVFGEAMLAQDNGGSIINIASMSAIIPLSRVFTYSATKAAVLNLTQNLAREWAEQGVRVNALSPGFFPAEQNRKVLTPERVKSIMNHTPAQRFGDPDELAGAVLLMASGKAGSFITGANIAVDGGFSCMTI, via the coding sequence ATGAGTGAATCGAACTCATCCGGATATTTACAGTCCCTGTTCGGCCTGACCGGCAAAACGGCGATTGTCATTGGCGGCACTGGAGTTCTGGGCGGCGCGATTGCCGACGCCCTGGCCCAGGCCGGAGCCCATGTGGTCATTGTGGGACGCAATGCAGAAAACGGCGCCGGTCGCGTGAAGATCATCGAAGAGCTGGGAGGCACCGCCGAATTCTTCAAAGCCGATTCCACCAGTCGTGCCGATCTCGAAGCACTCGTTGCGCACCTGAAGACCAATGAACGGACACCCGACATCCTGGTCAACGGCGCGGGCATCAATGCTGCCACCCCCTTCCTTGAAATCAGTGACGAAGAATGGGAAGACATATTCCGCGTCAACCTGCTCAGCGTGAAAGTCGCCTGCCAGGTCTTCGGGGAAGCCATGCTCGCTCAGGACAACGGCGGCTCGATCATCAATATCGCCTCCATGAGTGCTATCATTCCCCTCTCGCGGGTCTTCACCTATTCCGCGACCAAAGCAGCTGTGCTCAACCTGACACAGAACCTGGCCCGCGAATGGGCCGAGCAGGGCGTGCGGGTCAATGCCCTCTCTCCCGGCTTCTTTCCTGCCGAACAGAACCGAAAAGTGCTGACACCCGAACGGGTAAAGAGTATCATGAATCATACACCCGCTCAGCGTTTCGGCGATCCGGACGAACTGGCAGGCGCCGTCCTGCTGATGGCTTCGGGGAAAGCCGGCAGTTTCATCACCGGTGCCAACATCGCCGTTGATGGCGGTTTTTCCTGTATGACCATCTGA